GCAGCAGGGGAATATCCAGCTCCGCCGCTTCCAGCAGAATGGTCCGGCGCGCAAGCTCAATATCGCTTACGTTCAGCAGCGCCTTCCCGTCCGACACTTCTGCCGCCTCAACAAAAGCTCTGTTCCCCAGCTCCTCCAGCCACCGGACAGCCCGGTCTTCCTTGACGGTGGCCAGCCTGATCACCGGAAGGCTGTATTCCGCACGGAGACGGGCTAGTGTTCCCTGCTCGGCGATGCGTCCCCGGTTCATCAATATGACCTCATCGCACATCTCCTCCGCATCATGCAGCACATGCGTGGAGAGAATCACGGTCGTCTCTTCGCGGATCTCCCGCAGCAGCTCCATTACTTCGCGGCGTCCGATAGGGTCCAGCGCGGAGACCGGCTCGTCAAGCAGCAGCAAGCGCGGGCGGTGCACCAGAGCTTGAGCCAGCCCCAGGCGCTGCTTCATCCCGCCGGAATACCCGCCGATCCGGCGGCGGGCCGCAGCCGTAAGCCCCACCCGCTCCAGTACAGCGGCCGATGCCGCCGCCGCTTCCCGGGAACTCATGCCGCTCAGCTTGGCAGAGAACCTTAGATACTCCAGCCCGCTCATCCAGTTATAGAAGGCCGGGGCCTGCGGCAGATAACCCAGATACCGGCGGTAGTCCTCTCCCGGGGTTCCCCCGCCGAAGCTGACCGTGCCCGATGTCTGTGGCAGCAGACCGGCAAGCATACGCAGTGTCGTCGTCTTCCCCGCTCCGTTCGGCCCCAGCAGAGCGACACAGCGGCCGGCTTCAACGCTGAAGCTGATTCCGTCCACGGAGGGCTGCCCGCCATAGGTCTTGCGCAGATCCGTAACCTCAAGCAGCGGCATCACAGATCCCTCCTGCCCAGCGTGAAGTAGGCGATGCTGCCGAGCAGGTTGCCAAAGACCAGGAACAGGACCCACATCCATCTCGGCCCCCGCACCTGCTCCGCCTTCGCCAGTGAGATCAGCCCGATCACCGCAAGCAAAAGCTGCAGAGCCAGCAGCGGGCCAATCAATCCCCAATTGATATCATTCATAACCGTATCCCTCCAGTTCTCTTAAGTGTGACTGAAAAAGATAGACGGAAAATAGTAGTTCCTCAGCGGTTATTGTCTGCCTTCCGCTTCCGGTTGTCCGGGAGAACTACAAACAGCAGATAGCACAGTGCCGGTGTCGGTACCACCGTAAGTCCCCAAATCCCCCAGAACCAGGCCTTCCATCCCTGGCCTCTGTCCCGGGCATGGAGGAACAGCCAGGTTCCCTGCAGCATCACTGCAGCAGCCAGGACAATCCATAACCAGACAGGCAATTCCTGCAGCTCCTTCACGGCTGCGCCTCCTCCCGCCGGCGTCTGATCCATGCTGCTCCCGGGATGCCAAGCGCTGCCAGCAGGAAAATCACCTGCAGGCTTAAGTACACCACCGGTGCAGAGCTTAGAATGGAGATCACAGCAACAATCAGCACCAGGGCGATCAGGATGAATAACAGCAGCTCTTTACGGCGCCGCCTGCTCCGGCGGAGTGCTTCCGACGCTATAAGCTGCTCCAGCTCCGGCAGGGAAGGGGCAGTGACATCGTCATACTGTCTGTCCAGATTCTCCAGCTCTGCCGAGAGCTTATTCAGAAGTTCTTCATCACTGTTAAATCTCATCATCATTCAGCTCCTTCCGCAGCTGGCCCAATCCGGCAGCTACACGTGATTTCGCGGTTCCAGCAGGAATATCCAGCATCTCCCCGATCTCCTCGTACCCGTATCCGTAATAATGCTTCAGCAGAACCGCCATCCGGTGCGCTGAGGACAGGCGCGACATGGCATCAAGCACATCGCTCCACTCCATATTCCGGCTCTCGAACCCCCACCGTATCCGGCGGGTCCCCTGCTGCTCTGCCTGCTCCTGCTTCCACTTCATCTCACGCCGCCAGCGCCGCTTGCGGTCAATGTACAGACGGCTGGCGATCGTAATCAGCCATGAAGAGAATTTGGACGACCCATTATAGGTTCCGATCTTCTCCATACAGCGGAGCATCGTATCCTGGGCCAGCTCCTCCGCAAGCAGAGGGTCCATAGTGGCCTTCACCAGATACTTGTACAGGAAGGGATAGTGCTCCCGCAGCAGCATAGCCAGCGCAGCAGCATCCCCCTGCTGTGCCCGGCTGATCTTCTCCAGCATCGCGTCGCCCATAGCCCCTCCCCTATCCTTTTCTTTCACATCTGTAATACGTCTATGTAACAGCTATCGTTCATTCACCATCCGAATTATTCTGCAGCTCCCACAGTCTGCGGCGCCACGGCTGCATTCTCCCCCTGCCGCGGGGGAAGCTCCAGAACAGCGTCCTCTTAGTATCGTCTCTCTCTGCCGTATCATGCAGACTCCGGCCTCCGGCCGTTTCTATATGATCTGCTTCCAATTCTCCATCATCTAGCTGGTGCTGTATCTGTTCTTTCAAGCTGCTTCCTCCCGGGAAAATAAAGTAATACTATAGACAAAAAAAGAACGCAAACCGGGATTATTTCCACAGTCTGCGTGCTTCGCGAGGTAAATGTTACATTTAATTAACATCATTGTAGCAACTCTGTTTCTTTTTGTCCATCCTTAATTTCCCGGATCATGTCGCATCCGCCCAAAAGATGTCGTTATTTATGCCGGGACATACGGATTGTGGAGCTTCTCATAACCAATGGATGTCCGCGGCCCGTGGCCGGGGAACACCCTTACTTCCTCATCCAGCCGGTAGAGCTTGCCGCGGATGGAGTCAATCAGATCACGCTCTCTGCCTCCGGGAAGATCCGTGCGGCCCACGCCCATTTTGAACAGGACATCGCCGGAGAATAAATCGCTGCCGCACAGGAAGCTGACGCTTCCCGGGGAATGCCCGGGCGTATGCAGCACGCGGAAGGTAAGTCCAAGCAGATTCAGGGTCTGGCCTTCAGCCAGATCATATTCTGCCGGATCAGTGCTGACCGGAGGCGTGGTCTCAGGCCACAGCAGCGAGCCGTTCAGCTTCGGACTGCCCAGCCACCCGCTCTCCAGCGGATGGATGTATACCGGACTTTTCTTGGCTTTGCGCACCTCATCCAGTCCGGCGATATGGTCGAAGTGGGCGTGGGTCAGCAGAATCGCCTCAATCTCAATCCCCTCCGCCGCACGGAGCAGTGCCGCAGGATTGGCCCCCGGATCAATAATCACACCGCGCTTTGGGTCTGCTCCGGTCAGCAGATAAGCATTCGTCTGGAGTGCCCCCAGATTATAAGAACGGATATTCAGCATCACATCAGAACCCGGAGATCAGACTGCGCAGCTCTTTGGCGATAACCGCGTGTGATTCCGTCCCTTCTCCGTAGGCTTGGCCCATTGCTTTGCGCACCTCGGTGATTTTACTCTCATAGTCTGCGGCTTCGCGGTCGGGATTCTCACGCTTGAACTCTACCATCAGCGATTGCACATGCGCCGGACGCGGCCCCCACTGCCCCAGTACATAGCCCCCGGTATCGGCAAAAATAACAATTGGAACCGAACGTCCGCCCATCGTCAGGAAATGATCCATCAGATCCTGATTCTCTTCGAGAATCAATACTTCTGTCTTGATGCCCGCCGTCTCCAGAATGCGGAAGACCACCGGAACATTGCGGACCACATCCCCGCACCAGTCAGCGGCCAGAATCAGCACGCGCAGATCATCGCGGTGATTCAGGCTCTCGAAGTATTCACGGTCACTCTCATCTTCCCAGGCAAACTTCTCATACCACGATTCAAAAGCCTGCTGATTCTTCGTCATGGCTTCCACGAACTGGCGCGGAGTAAGGCCTTGGCCAAATTTGCTTGCTACATTCTGCTTCATGCTGCACTACCTTTCTTCTTGGATTTGTACCACTTGAACAGGAAGTATAGAACAATTACCGCAATGGCGGCAAGAATAATCTCATGCGTATACTTGGCTGCGACCTCGTCAATCGTCTCCCATCTGTCTCCCAGCGTATACCCCAGATAGACAAACAATACGCTCCACGGGATCACGGCAAGGGTAGTCAGCAGCGTAAATCTGCCCAGGTGCATCCGGGAGATGCCGGCCGGAACCGAGATCGCATGGCGGACAACCGGGATGAAGCGCGCGGTGAAGATCACGCCGGTGCCGTACTTCTGGAACCATTCCTCGGAATGGTCAATATGCTTTTTGGAGATGAAGATGTACTTGCCGTACTTCTCCAGCACAGGCCTGCCGCCGTAACGGCCAATCCAATAGACGAAGATCTGGGCGACTACTCCCCCAACGGTACCGAACAGCACGGCGCCAAAAAAATTAATATCCCCCTGTGAGACTAAATACCCGCCGTAAGCCAGCACAATCTCGCTTGGAATGACTTCAATCATCAGGCCGATCATAATGCCGAAGTACCCTAGAGACTGAATCCATTCAAACAGCTGTGAAACGATATTGGATATAAAGTGCAACTGCAGCTCTCCTCCCGTATTGCTTATTTAGCCCGGCACTTGGCTGTCAAAGGCAGCGCCAGGTCCGCTCTATGTATCCGGCTTCTCCTAGCCTATTCTAGCATATGCCGGCTTACGACTTCTAGTTATGGAAAAGGAACGTGCCGGGTTGCGCGGATTGCTGAGCATTGAAGTGATTTTGGAGGTTGACACTGCCTGGAATGAAGATTTATTATATATTTAGATAATTATTTAAATATCGAAAGGAGGAGACGGAGTTGAATGAATCGTTCAAAGCACTCGCTGACCCGACCCGGAGACAGATTCTCAAGCTGCTGCGTGAAAAGGACCGGACGGCCGGGGAAATTGCCGATTTTTTCAATATGTCCAAACCCAGTATCTCTCACCATCTGAATGCGCTGAAGCATGCCGGACTGATCCAGGATGAGCGGAAAGGCCAATTTATTCTGTACTCCCTGGACTCTACGGTGCTTGAAGAGGTGCTTGGCTGGTTTCTGGAATTAACGGGTACATTCAAGGGCAGCGCGGACAAACCGAAAGCTGGCTTCGAAGACTCAAGTCCCAAGGGTAAAAGCAACCCGGGCACTATTCTAAACATGGAGGATGAATCATAATGGCGAACTTCAAATGGAAATGGCAGGACACACTGATCGTTATGCTGGGACTACTCTCCCTGGGCTATGCGCTGGTGAATTACGGAAAGCTGCCGGATCAGCTTCCGTCCCACATCGGCATCACCGGCAAGGTCGACCAATACTGGAGTAAGGGTTCGGTTGTTGGCTTGTTTTCTTTTCTGGGATTGATATTCCCGTTTGCCATGCAGTTTATCCGCAATTTCGATCCCAAGAGCGAGAACTACAATAAGTTCCAGGGTGCATACAAAATGGTCCGTCTTGCAGTTGCCGTAGTCTGCGATGGTGCGCTTGTACTGTCAGTCAACCACGGGCTGAACGAGCAATTCGCTGCCGGAAAATGGGCTACGGCAGGCCTCGGGCTGATGCTGGCTGTCATCGGAAACTTCATGCCGCAGATCAGGGATAACTATTTCATCGGCATCCGCACGCCCTGGACCCTGGCGAATCCTGTGGTCTGGCAAAGAACCCACCGTTTCTCAGGAAAAATATGGGTAGCAGGCGGAGTGCTGCTTGCACTTGCGGCCTTCATGCCCGGAGCCCTGTCGCCCGGCACGGTTATCGCCGCGCTGATCATTATCGCCTTGGTTCCGGTTGTGTACTCGTGGATGATCTCACGGGGGGCCAAGGCTTAAGGATCAGTTGGAGGCTGGCGGGAGCGCGGGGGCTGGGGGACGTAGACGGGGATTGCTGAGGACATCATTCTCACAGCAGTCATTCGGATGCTGTAGGCGCTGGAACGATAGCAATTGCATTTTGTACAATGGAATGCTGTAAAAAAGGCTTGGACATAGATTCTAATGTATTCCGTACAATGGAATGTTGAACAAAGGCCAATTTTCACCCCAAACACTACATTCTACTGTATAAAATACAATGGAATCTCATTTTACGGCCAATAATCCATTTTCTATTGCAGGAAATACAATCACCTATTTGAATGTAAGAGCAGAGATCGGTAACTGGTGCAGGATCAGCCCCATATCTAGCTCGATGTTCATGCTCAGCCTTTCACACCCCTGAGGTTTATGACTGAATTGCTTAGCGTTGCTGGCAACAGCAGGTTATTGGCCCGTCGTGGTTGCCGTGAAACGGGGCGGCTCTGCGAGCATGGACTGCTTATGTAGCTGTCTAAGCTGCCGGTAAATTTCATCCGCCTGCGGCAGAAAGGCAAAGCCTCGGTCATTATGCTGCGCTCCTTTGCTCTCTTCCCTGGCGGCCAGCAGGCGGTATTGCCGCAGCAGCTCCAGCCCCGCGGCCGCACTGTCTGCCGCTGTAGCTCTATCGCCTGCGGCTAGGCTGCGCTTGCCCTGGTCCAGCATTCCTTGCAGCGCTGACACCCTGCGGGCGGCGTTGAACGGATCGGCCTGCTGGCTCCGGCGGACCCAGTAGAGCGCCTCCCCCGGATGCCCGCTCCGCAGATCATCTGCGGCAAGCTCCCATTGCAGGGCAGCATTGCGCGGAGAATACTTCAGGCTCCGCAGCAGCAGGTCTGTTCCCTGCTCTTCCGGAAGCAGCCGCGATAGAGCAATGGCTGCCTGCGGCTGTCTGGGATTCCACTTAAGCGATTGCTGTAATAATGCCGCTTGTGCAGCAGGCTGTGACTCATGGACCGCCTGCTTGAACAAGTCAGCTCCCCGCATCGCCCGGTAGGACAGCCCGCTGCACAGGATGGCTGCTCCGCAGAGGGCAAGGAGTGCTGCTTGTCTCGATTGGTGCTGCCAATTCCATAGCTGAACGGGGATCGAGCTGCGGGTGTGAGCGGTTCGCTTGGCCGGAACCGCAGAACCGGACGGGGAAGCACTGGATGAAGCATGATCATCCAAAGGTGCAGGTAGCGCACCCTCTGCTGCGGCGTTGAATCCCGGATAAGGAAGTGCGGATGGATCTGGAACCGGCGGGGTTGCTGGCGTCAACCGGCTGCGTTCCGTGGTCCGTGGAAGCCTGCCCGGGGCATCGGCCCGGCTGTTCTTCTCCGCCAATGCCCAGGCTGGCAGCAGCAACAGCAGCAGCCAGAACAGACCATAGCTCCAGTCGAAATCGACGGCGCTATGCAGAATCATTACCAGCAGCGGCGGCAGCAGCCGTGGCGAGGCCTTGGCGATCAGCCAGCCTGCGGCCAGCAGCAGCAGGAGGATCACCATTAGACCGGCGACTCCCAGATTCAGCAGGGTGTCGAGGTACCCGCTGTGCACCTGGCTGCCGACATAGGGGCGGGACTGGGCGGACAGGTAGGCCTGCCGCCAGGTCTCGCCCCCGCGCCCCAGCCAGGGCGCCTCTGCCGCGAGCCTCCAGGCGTCGCGGTAGAACAGTCCGCGCGCGGCGGCTGTCGGGGACGGCCCCGTGATCCGCGCGCGTACCAGCAGGAGGACGGCGCTGGCCGCCGCCGTCCAGCAAGCCGCCGCCAGTGCCAGCGCGGCGGCGCGGTCCCTGCCCGCCGCGCGGCCGCAGCGGCGGTACAGCCACAGGCCGGCCAGCACCGCGCCGGCCCAGAGCCCGGCCAGCGCCAGCAGGCCGGGCAACGGCTCTGCCGCCAGCCCGGCCCGGGCCAGCTGGCGGTAGAGCAGCGCCGCGGCGGCCACGGGCGCGGCGCCGTTCATGAGAAGCGGCACGAACAGGTGCCGCTTCGGGAGCAGGGCTGCGGCGCCGGCGGTAGCCGCAGCCAGCCACGCGCCGCGCGACTCGCTGAGGAGCAGCGCGGCGGCGTACGGGAACAGCGGCGAGAGACGCGCCGCTGTGAGCCATGGCGGGGCGGCAACGCGCCCCGCAGCCGGCCCGAAGCTATAAGCGGCCGCGAACAGCCGCTCCAGCAGATACACCGCCATCACCGCGCCCAGAGCATTGGGATACTCAAGCAGGCCCCCCAATCTTGCCCCAGTTGCACTGACCCCGGGGGACTCCGTATAGGCAACTGCATAAGGGAGCGGCAGAACGCCGCAGACGGCCAATAGCGCACTTAGGCTAATGAGCAGTCCGGTCAGATGCCAGAGCACAGCCAGCACAACCAGTCCCCGGCGGTCTCCCGCAGCAAGCACAGCGAATACCGTAAAGCTGCCATAGAATCCCCAGCGCAATAGCTCATTCAAGGTTCCCTGTGAGGAAATAGGAGCACCCAGCATATGGATAACGTACAGCAGAAAGATTACAAGGCAGCAGCCCGGCAATACCCAAGCCGTCCAGTGCCGTCCCAGACCGCGACTTCCACCATCACCCGGTATCCGCCCGTTCTTCCCCCTTACCTCATCAGCACCTGCAAGCTTGGCACCGCTCCCGGCCTCAACAGCACCTCCAAGCCTCGCACCGTTTCCGGTCTCATCAGCACCTCCAAGCACCGCAGTTCTCCCGACCTCTTCAACACCATCAAACATCGCACTGGTCCTGGCGTCATCAGCACATCCAAATACCGCTCCGTTCCCGCCCCCGCCAGTAACCAGCCGCTCCCCTCCGCTCAATCCGGCAACTTCTGTCTCTGCCGATGCACGCTCTATATTACCTTGCGCCCGCATATCCCCTTCCCTTGTACCTGACGCCTGAGCCCGACTCGCTGCCCTCCTGACGTCCTTCTTCCCGGACCATTCCCGCATCTGCCCTGCACTCACCAGTAACGCCACGCCTCCGCACCATGCAAACCATAGGGTCAGGAACCGATACATTTCCCCGGCGAAAAAGAACCCCCGAAGCGCACAAGCCCCCAGCAGCGCCGCAAACAACGCCAAGCCGCCCGCTATCGCAATCAATCTAGTTCTCCGCCGCTCAGATCTGCTCATCACATCCGCTATCTCCCATTCCTCTTGTTGCTTAACAGTCTGCCCATATTTCCCGCAAAACAGAAGATAGTGATGTATCAGCAGAAGTATGCTGTTGGCAGCGAGGGAGGGATGAAGGGGTATAATTACACCTGATTTCGCCGAAAGGAGAGTATACGCGGAAATGAAGAGCACTAATACACCTAATCTCAGCAAAAACTGCCGTCCGCCGCTAACGAAGTGCATAAATACACTTGATTATCCGAAAAGGAGTCATGCGCGAAAAATGAAGTGCACTAATACCTCTGAACTCACCAAAATCGGATCGCACACACTCGCCGCTGCGCATTATGTTCACTTTTCCACATACATCCTCCCACTCGCCCCGCACTCACCCATTTTATTCACCTTTCCGCACACATCCGCCCGCACACCCT
This region of Paenibacillus sp. FSL K6-1096 genomic DNA includes:
- a CDS encoding MBL fold metallo-hydrolase; protein product: MMLNIRSYNLGALQTNAYLLTGADPKRGVIIDPGANPAALLRAAEGIEIEAILLTHAHFDHIAGLDEVRKAKKSPVYIHPLESGWLGSPKLNGSLLWPETTPPVSTDPAEYDLAEGQTLNLLGLTFRVLHTPGHSPGSVSFLCGSDLFSGDVLFKMGVGRTDLPGGRERDLIDSIRGKLYRLDEEVRVFPGHGPRTSIGYEKLHNPYVPA
- a CDS encoding thioredoxin family protein; amino-acid sequence: MKQNVASKFGQGLTPRQFVEAMTKNQQAFESWYEKFAWEDESDREYFESLNHRDDLRVLILAADWCGDVVRNVPVVFRILETAGIKTEVLILEENQDLMDHFLTMGGRSVPIVIFADTGGYVLGQWGPRPAHVQSLMVEFKRENPDREAADYESKITEVRKAMGQAYGEGTESHAVIAKELRSLISGF
- a CDS encoding autorepressor SdpR family transcription factor: MNESFKALADPTRRQILKLLREKDRTAGEIADFFNMSKPSISHHLNALKHAGLIQDERKGQFILYSLDSTVLEEVLGWFLELTGTFKGSADKPKAGFEDSSPKGKSNPGTILNMEDES
- the sigY gene encoding RNA polymerase sigma factor SigY, whose protein sequence is MGDAMLEKISRAQQGDAAALAMLLREHYPFLYKYLVKATMDPLLAEELAQDTMLRCMEKIGTYNGSSKFSSWLITIASRLYIDRKRRWRREMKWKQEQAEQQGTRRIRWGFESRNMEWSDVLDAMSRLSSAHRMAVLLKHYYGYGYEEIGEMLDIPAGTAKSRVAAGLGQLRKELNDDEI
- a CDS encoding ABC transporter ATP-binding protein, which encodes MPLLEVTDLRKTYGGQPSVDGISFSVEAGRCVALLGPNGAGKTTTLRMLAGLLPQTSGTVSFGGGTPGEDYRRYLGYLPQAPAFYNWMSGLEYLRFSAKLSGMSSREAAAASAAVLERVGLTAAARRRIGGYSGGMKQRLGLAQALVHRPRLLLLDEPVSALDPIGRREVMELLREIREETTVILSTHVLHDAEEMCDEVILMNRGRIAEQGTLARLRAEYSLPVIRLATVKEDRAVRWLEELGNRAFVEAAEVSDGKALLNVSDIELARRTILLEAAELDIPLLQFEAGSSTLEELFMKVVGA
- a CDS encoding DedA family protein, whose product is MHFISNIVSQLFEWIQSLGYFGIMIGLMIEVIPSEIVLAYGGYLVSQGDINFFGAVLFGTVGGVVAQIFVYWIGRYGGRPVLEKYGKYIFISKKHIDHSEEWFQKYGTGVIFTARFIPVVRHAISVPAGISRMHLGRFTLLTTLAVIPWSVLFVYLGYTLGDRWETIDEVAAKYTHEIILAAIAVIVLYFLFKWYKSKKKGSAA
- a CDS encoding PLD nuclease N-terminal domain-containing protein — protein: MNDINWGLIGPLLALQLLLAVIGLISLAKAEQVRGPRWMWVLFLVFGNLLGSIAYFTLGRRDL
- a CDS encoding O-antigen ligase family protein; its protein translation is MSRSERRRTRLIAIAGGLALFAALLGACALRGFFFAGEMYRFLTLWFAWCGGVALLVSAGQMREWSGKKDVRRAASRAQASGTREGDMRAQGNIERASAETEVAGLSGGERLVTGGGGNGAVFGCADDARTSAMFDGVEEVGRTAVLGGADETGNGARLGGAVEAGSGAKLAGADEVRGKNGRIPGDGGSRGLGRHWTAWVLPGCCLVIFLLYVIHMLGAPISSQGTLNELLRWGFYGSFTVFAVLAAGDRRGLVVLAVLWHLTGLLISLSALLAVCGVLPLPYAVAYTESPGVSATGARLGGLLEYPNALGAVMAVYLLERLFAAAYSFGPAAGRVAAPPWLTAARLSPLFPYAAALLLSESRGAWLAAATAGAAALLPKRHLFVPLLMNGAAPVAAAALLYRQLARAGLAAEPLPGLLALAGLWAGAVLAGLWLYRRCGRAAGRDRAAALALAAACWTAAASAVLLLVRARITGPSPTAAARGLFYRDAWRLAAEAPWLGRGGETWRQAYLSAQSRPYVGSQVHSGYLDTLLNLGVAGLMVILLLLLAAGWLIAKASPRLLPPLLVMILHSAVDFDWSYGLFWLLLLLLPAWALAEKNSRADAPGRLPRTTERSRLTPATPPVPDPSALPYPGFNAAAEGALPAPLDDHASSSASPSGSAVPAKRTAHTRSSIPVQLWNWQHQSRQAALLALCGAAILCSGLSYRAMRGADLFKQAVHESQPAAQAALLQQSLKWNPRQPQAAIALSRLLPEEQGTDLLLRSLKYSPRNAALQWELAADDLRSGHPGEALYWVRRSQQADPFNAARRVSALQGMLDQGKRSLAAGDRATAADSAAAGLELLRQYRLLAAREESKGAQHNDRGFAFLPQADEIYRQLRQLHKQSMLAEPPRFTATTTGQ
- a CDS encoding SdpI family protein, with amino-acid sequence MANFKWKWQDTLIVMLGLLSLGYALVNYGKLPDQLPSHIGITGKVDQYWSKGSVVGLFSFLGLIFPFAMQFIRNFDPKSENYNKFQGAYKMVRLAVAVVCDGALVLSVNHGLNEQFAAGKWATAGLGLMLAVIGNFMPQIRDNYFIGIRTPWTLANPVVWQRTHRFSGKIWVAGGVLLALAAFMPGALSPGTVIAALIIIALVPVVYSWMISRGAKA
- a CDS encoding DUF5345 family protein, translating into MMMRFNSDEELLNKLSAELENLDRQYDDVTAPSLPELEQLIASEALRRSRRRRKELLLFILIALVLIVAVISILSSAPVVYLSLQVIFLLAALGIPGAAWIRRRREEAQP